cCTAAAAAACAATGGTATTTAACTATTCAATGTCGCAACTTATAGACATGCTGCTTCTTTCAAACATAACTGATGATGAATATGTGGCCATCTGAATGTTAATGTCGTATCTGAAATCACTGTCAACTGACATAACAGACAATATGTATTATAAGAAAATCACATcgaaattattgtattttacagATACAAGAGCCAAGAAACACGAATTTGCAGAGCAATGATACAAAGAAATTGTCAATAGTTTGAAGGAAAGAAGTTTTGTGAAGCCATTAAACAGATCAAGAGCATCAATCAAACTGCACAATTTCAGATCACAATCCCTTGATCACAAAATTCCTACATCAAAAGTAGCCAACCTGACACTTCATTTCAACACCAACCTAAAAAGTCAAACAGTGGGTTCATTAGCCCAGACACATTCATCCGACCTTTCATGTTTGTTGGTATAGGTCACAGAAAGATTCTTTCTAATTTAATTGCTCAAACGTTAATTCAGGAAACCTTTTCATTTGATGCtccaaataagaaaaatatttttctctatttgTCACTGGATTATCAGTAAGAAGGGGTCATTATTAattgtatagtttttttttccttctgcaTGGAGATTTGAAGTGTTCTGTAGATATTGAATAAGGAAGAAAGCAGTTCTTAGATTCTGCTGAATAAAGGACTTGGCAATGGCAAATATAGATCTCAAATTATAGGTCTACCCTTGGCAGTGGATTTACTGGAGGTCAATTGAACTAATGCAGaagttggaaaaaaataaaataaataaatgcaagcAACAGAGAATAAAGAACTTACCCCATCCGAAGCAAGAACAATGAATTGATCTCTCTCTGTAAGTATCCGGTGAGAGACTTCAGGTATAGAGATCACCCCATATTCCTTCAAACAGAAATCCCCAAATGCTCTAGCCATTGCTAATCCAGGTGCATCATCAAATGGCAACCATACCCTAGACACTTCAGGTTCATCTTGCAAGGCAAAAACCCTACCCTTGCACCGTTTAATCCTTTCTGCCTCCCCTATAGAAATTTGAATCCCATCAACGGAATTAAGCACAAAAGCAACCCCATAACTCAGGGAAATTAACATAATAGAATAATCAAAGACATACTTGGCAAATCAGGTTTTAAATCAACAGTCAACTGGACTGCCACCATGGAATCATTGCTGTCCTTAGATCCCATAATTGCTCGAGAATCCCCAATATATCCCATAAAAAGGTTTGAACCCTataaataaaagcaaataagAAGAAGCAACACTAGTGGATTAAGGACCAGTATGGATAGTGATTTCAGGTGCACCTGTTTGACTAAAGTGACAGCAGTGCTGCCACTACAAAAGCAGTCCAAATTTGGATGAGATCTCAGCTCTTTGTCCATTGCCTTGTATGACTTTAAAAAAGCTTCTCTCCATATGGAGTTCAATCTATCCTCCGCAGAACAATACTGCTCTGAATCTCCAGCATCGGATTTATTGAGATTCCCTTTGAAACAAGTTGTCTTTGATCCATCCCACCTTGACTGACAAGAATGCAAGAATGATGATAGCTTTATCGGCAAGGCATCCCTCACTTTGCGTGAAACAAGATGGCCGTGTGGACCATGTCCATCAAAGACACCACAAAATACCGCATCCTCAGACATGAAATCCTGAAGAAATTTAAATCCAGACTATGAACAATTGATCAAATATAAGTAGTTATCACTAAGATTTAAGGAGCATAACTCACTTCCCATACAATCATGGCATCCTGATTTATACCCTTGCGGCCCTGCTGCGTGAATATGCAAGAGGTACGGCTCTTTCCATTCATAAAAATCCGGCTTGGTATGGATGTTAAATGCTGGAGGCTAACAATATGATCAGAGAATGTTCTTCTTGTTCTCTTATGCCCGCAAAAACAAGAGGAAGAGACCATCTCTCCATTGCTCCTGCTACTACAAGTACTTTGAGTACTAGTTGAAACGCAACCCCCCATTAGCTCAGCCCGAGAATGATGACATTACATCAGACATACATAGGGGACTATCTCCTTTGCCAGAAGTCACATGAAATTCTGAGATCACAATAATAGTCAACCAAGCGATAAAGACCAGCCAAACAGCAAAGATTCCAACACGTCAAACTACAAGCCACTTCACAAATCTTCAGAAAACAGGCCTCATTTTATCCGAGTCAAATGTGCAAGCTGTTGGAGGTTAAATCGACATTGGAACCGACTGATCAGAACAAGAAAAtgttaatttattgaataattgaATCCATAGTCACGGAATCAAGCATTAGTTCCAACtgaacaaaacaagaaaatatcaGCTTATGGAATAATTTAATGTATTGTATGACAGAACCAAGTAATGGCCGTAATTGTATTGAAAAGCCACCCATGTGAATGAGGAAATGAATACACTTAAGGCTTTCATGATCATTTGCGCTCCATTAGGATTCACATCAACACAAAACAAGTGGTGATAATTCATAGCCATTCAAGCACAAACTCCGTAAAACAGGCATTGTAGCCATAATCAATAGAAAAACTAAGAACACACCTGGAATGAGAAAGGGCGACTTTTCAAATAACTTCGTCTTTTCATCAAGCAAGATAAATTACGAATCATGCTAATGGTATCTCCAAAGACAACAAAAACGCACATTCGACAGGCAGCTAGAGCCattcataaaaaacaaaaaaagaggcAACTAGAGTTTCCTCGTTGCGAAGATCaagaagcatttttttttaccaaCCAAACAAAATCAGAGACAAACTTACAAATAGACACATAAAAAAGATGTCTGCTACTATTATTGCTTCCGaataaataagaacaaaaacaagaaaaagaatatcCAAGTAATCCTCATAAAACCTACCTATCAGGTCAAAGTTGATATTTCACGGACACATAGATCCGCATAAAGAGCTAAGGACAGAAATCATTGCGTTCAGTGACAAAATTTCGCAACAGATCCATATTGAAAGCTGTAAACCTCCGTTTGGCAGCCAAGAAAATATAGGAAAACAATTTTAACTGAATTGAAAACTCATCGACAGAAAAAAACCTCAGTTAACGTTTGGTTTTCCCTTTCGGTTTTTAGCAAGCAAACAGGGCGGAGGATTGGACCTGGGACTACTTTTTaaacacacagagagagagagagagagagagagagaatgtaaAAAATTTGCAAGTTTTTAAAATCCAACTTGAGAAGAACCAAAAGAGATAAAGGCAAAGACTGAAAAGCAGAAAAGGACAAACGAAAGGTACAATTTTGTCAAACTCGTATCAAAGAACAGACCCAAAAAAGAGCATAAGAGATCAAAGTAAATGTTTCTTAATTATATCACTACAgaaattttgtaaaaagaaaaaggaaaactacACCCACAGTGCTAATGTGCCTAATGTGCCGTTTGGTTACCCAGAAGTTACTCAGAAAATGCTCGAGAATAACCGGAAACAGAGCGGAAAGAGGCAATTattgagtcttttttttttttttgttaacagaATAACAAAACCAAACAGGTTAAACAAAGATGAACGCTTCCTTGTTTGTATACTGAGAAAATGTTGCGGTAAACAAAATAACTTAGAAATTTAAGaacttaaaaaattttcttacaaTCAGTCTACCTGAGCTAAAAGCTTACCTTCGGAAAATCAAAGCAGCCGAAAGCATGAAATCCATAAACACAACTGATTtaacattaattattttttccccAGCCACCAAAGAGGACTAAAACCCAaaacgaaaataaaataaacgtaGAATCTGTTGCTTGTACATGAGGATCTTTCATTACAAATGCCACCAAGTAAGCTTAACGGTACTAAGCAGCAACCGTAAGCAATAAAAAGCAATTACGCATATGCCAATTATGAAAAACAGCTAAATATCTGAAaacattaataaaagaaaaaactggttAAGAAAATAGGACAAGAGGAGTGAAATGGCCAAAAACAGAAGCATGCAaacattttttttgaaatcagAAGCATGCAAACATTGAAGGAAAAGTTCGTTTTGGAAGAGATGGATTATAGAGAGTGGTGCCAAAATGCAAACTGAAAGGTACGCGTCTGGGTAGCAGTAGGCAGATTGGATACCTTTGGTGTTTTGACAAGTTGAAGCATTGGGATCAGAacgagagagcgagagagagagggagagaggtggGCTTGATAATATAAATGCATGAAGCAAGGTAGTGGTGCTGGTGGACCTTGCATTAATTGCAAAAGCAGGACGGTAAGTtaagaaaacagagagagatagCCAGCAGTTACTGTGGGGACGATGACCGTGCAATTGGCCACGACTTGGTTAGATTCTTTACCCCCCCTCCCCCGGTGAGTTTGGACGCCGATAACAGTGTTTTATAATTCCATTAAGATATATTTGAaggtataaaataaattaaaatataatttagaatatataaaataagttgaggtttgtataaaaaattaaaaaaaaaaaagtcttatcAATAATTTATTTGGGATAGATTTGACATTTTACTGTATAATattgtatgtatataatattttatagaataatattagatacaattatatattatataaatactatatatttattttgaaaaataaattaagatttattattaaaaaattaattctttatataaatttaatatttactttcttttaaaaaaataataataaatgcgcGATCCTTACACTTCTACAagtgtaaatattatttcattttttcatatatatatatatatatatatatattaaaaaaacttttacaaaaaaatgataaaaaaaattttctttatattataactaGTGGTATCCCCAACGGTAAATGCTGACGGCCTGCTAGCATCATCcgtacatataaatatatatatatatatatttataactttaaaCAGATTGCAACTATTTCAAATCTTTTACaaacaaacacaaaacaaaTCTGGATTGCGTGTAAAGCTCAAATAATCACACTTAAGAGGTCAAAAAAGCAGGAATATAATTCATCTATCTGAAATAGGTAACTAATTTCCATTAAATCAAACACTTTTTCACTATTCATTTGCATCGACTAATACACATGAGGAAAGGTTATCATACTATATGTTaacatcattttgatttttgatgATGATAAGATAATGGAATCAACTTTTTTTAAGGGTAAACTATGAACCGCTCttagaaatttcaaaacaaattatcatatatctaaaaactgtttatttttggttaattattttctgtaaaaattattatttcttattaaaataaatttatttttattgtaaatagttatttttgttgtaaataatTTGTCATaaatgtttgtttttattatatttaattgagATACTAAATTTGCAAGTAGCCCTAAACTAAACTACAGGCCGGGGTGGTAATTCTTGTTGTGTCAAGTTATTTGGATTCGAATCATAAAAGAATCAACCCTAACTTGACCTTTATAAGTAAAATGAATCATCAATCAAGTTCGAGTCATTCGTATCGAGTCAACCTTCTTTTATTGATTTTCAGCCTCATGCATACATTTTTCATGCTTGAAGTTGTTACTAGGgatgtaaaaaattttcaaaaatcaattCGGAATTGGTTTCCATAATGGAAAAACCGGCTAGAATAAGCTTTTTAGGATTGGACAGCATCGAACCTATTCTATtcaatatgtattttaatttattttttaaaaatatattatatataatttatatatataatataataatataaattataattatatataagataatattattataatttataaaataaaagtttaattttaaacatgatGAAATAACGTTTCtttgaattttaataaatggatTCAGATTTTGCCACCTCAGCATACAACTTACTGTTATTAGTGATTTGAAGACTTTATATGTTTATTCGCTTGCTTGCTTCTACATCAAGAGGCCTTCAAtggtataaaatgaaaaaagctCCCATCCGATAGAAAGAGAGAGTCTTCCTTCTCTCTAGAAAGCTTATCAAAAAAACCTTCccagagggaggtgggagcgcTCCcacctcccctcttgtgttTTCATGCTTTTCccgttttcttctttttttgtcggtttttttagttttcttgtTTTGGTTTAGTTCCAGTTAGTGCTTGGGGGTTATGGTGGCTTAAGGGTGACAGGTTCTTGCTCCCTAGTTATGGCGCCGCCTTGAGGAGAGGAACATCCGTAGCCAAAGAAGACAAAGAGAGGTGTGCTGCTCTGTTTTGAAAGAACAAAGAGTTGGTGGTACGAGTAGCGACTCAGGGTCACGTCAGAAAGGCTTCGGGGTGCTCTCCGTGCTTCGTGGTGGTCGGTACAGCAGCTCATGTACTGCACAACAGTAGAAAAGAAAGGAGGAGGGCCCTGTTGTGCTTCTTCAGCTTTGCTTTAATGTATAAGGTTGTGTTGGAGCCGTGAGCTTGGAGGAGAACTCTGCTTTTGGTGGCCTCTGCACTTGCTTGGAGGGAGAACGCGGCACGGAGAGGGAGCAGCTGGAATAAGCGATGAAACCCTAAGTGGCTCTCCCGATGGGCCGGGCTTTTGTTGGGCTAGGCTGGGCTTCAGCCCATGTATTTATAGTTTGCTCAGTGTATCACTcgtttttgaagatttttcttgtattttcagtttttagtttgttttaagTAGTAGTAGGAAACAGTTTCTAGGACTAAGGGTCCGTAGAGTTTTGTACTCCACTCCATGGGAGGGGGAGTTGTGTGGACTGTCTTAGACGGTAGTCTAAGACGGAGTTAAGTCTCTCAAATGATTAGTCTGGAGGCCTGTCTTTCAGACTGTTAATCTGAAGGCATTGGACAAGACCCTGTCAGctgcaaagaaatttgtgggctGGAGAGCGAGAAAATGTTAGAATTTGATTTGTATTTTACAGGTCAAAAGTTGTAATTGTCCGCTTCTTTAATGAATGTAACAGTGTTtcacatttcaaaaaaaaaaaaaaaaagaggcctTCAATGGTGCATTTGATGTCTAACAGTATTTCAGTGTGGCACATATTGTCATATACCATAAGTATATATCATCCCAAgattcaaatgttttttttaaagagatacAGCTCTCGATGCAAAACATGCATTTCATAGCCTAACACCCTTGATCCATACGATCTTCTCCTCATTCTTGTTTATGGCTAGCTGTGATACAAggaataaatattttgatatttaacaTGGTCAAATGAGGAATACAGGGCATTGGTTGCTGTGTGTATTGGAGTCTTTTGAGGCATTGCATGAACTTAAGAACCTAAAAGGCATTGGTCTAGTAATCAATACAAGGGTTGTATAccctatctttttttttctggcatttttttttttaaattttaaatttttaaaatttttttttttataaacagatttttatttttatttttttatttttttacaaatttacattttattaaaactgaaaagcCGGACCCCAACTGGTAAAATCGGATGTATTAGTTTAGGGAGATAACCAATGCGTAATCAGtttttgaaaatgcaaaatcGTTATATAcctatttgattttaaattttatctaaaatcagaCCAATTACACTCTTAGTTCTTACTATACATGGATACGAATTTGTATTTTACGTTGGcgcttattaattaataaataactaaaactaaCAACAACGTGTAAACTTTCCATTTGAAACTTTATAGAATCCAGTtgccttatattttttttcattaactCCCCAAACATAACCGTTGATCTTTTGTCATTTCCCGTTTAAGAga
The genomic region above belongs to Carya illinoinensis cultivar Pawnee chromosome 4, C.illinoinensisPawnee_v1, whole genome shotgun sequence and contains:
- the LOC122307461 gene encoding probable protein phosphatase 2C 52, giving the protein MGGCVSTSTQSTCSSRSNGEMVSSSCFCGHKRTRRTFSDHIVSLQHLTSIPSRIFMNGKSRTSCIFTQQGRKGINQDAMIVWEDFMSEDAVFCGVFDGHGPHGHLVSRKVRDALPIKLSSFLHSCQSRWDGSKTTCFKGNLNKSDAGDSEQYCSAEDRLNSIWREAFLKSYKAMDKELRSHPNLDCFCSGSTAVTLVKQGSNLFMGYIGDSRAIMGSKDSNDSMVAVQLTVDLKPDLPREAERIKRCKGRVFALQDEPEVSRVWLPFDDAPGLAMARAFGDFCLKEYGVISIPEVSHRILTERDQFIVLASDGVWDVLSNEEVVEIVSTAPTRSSAARILVDSAAREWKLKYPTSKMDDCAVVCLFLDGKMDAESDYDEQNFSSATLQSNHSGNAIESDDGQKSEPSLQRNFTVRSSEENDTYGRLPVDVEGNEETVEAEDQNWSGLEGVTRVNSLVQLPRFSEERPNLEVL